The following nucleotide sequence is from Zea mays cultivar B73 chromosome 1, Zm-B73-REFERENCE-NAM-5.0, whole genome shotgun sequence.
cgaacagacagcccagccaacggtcatgtttggtggttgggactataaatacccaaccaccccaccattcattggatccaagttttccacttctcaaccacttacaagagctaggcattcaattctagacacaccaaaagagatcaaatcctctcccaactccacaaaagcattagtgataagtgagagtgatttgccgtgttcttttgagctcttgcgcttggattgcttcttttctttctcacttgttcttgagatcataactccattgaaataaaggcaagaggcaccaattgtgtggtggcccttgcggggaagttttgttcccggctttgatttgagaagagaagctcactcgatccgagggatcgtttgagagagggaagggttgaaagagacccggcctttgtggcctcctcaacggggagtaggtttgcaagaaccgaacctcggtaaaacaaatctccgtgtctcacttgcttattcgcttgggatttgttttgcgccctctctcgcggactcgtttctttattactaacgctaacccggcttgtagttgtgtttatatttgtaaatttcagtttcgccctattcaccccccctctaggcgactttcagtttcaATCTAGAACAATATaaatataaagacaagattgaaacttaaatgtttAAAGTAAACGTGGAAACTAAggggcaaggtagagatgcaaactctcgtggatgacaccggtatttttaccaaggtatccggAAACCACGCAAGGcctcgactaatcctcgttggtgcccctacgcaatggAAAGCCCACgcgaggccaagcacctcggtcgagtaactacgTAGAGAgttgcgggccttctccacacgtaactggtgctccgcttccggcccctctcggacgctccccgccgtctccactatcgagctttcggccgAAACATCGCGGGCCACGTTCCCTCCGATACATGGTGgtggtcgtgacacaaacgcggttgtcacagtctcgcaagactctagccccactcggtataattacaacggctcgcgcaagagccgaggggttgtgtggttttacaaaactcaagcaactaactagggttcacctagagcaagcgctaaagcggtataactaacttaagcacttcgcaaagcacctactctaatcatcgagtgattctattaagcacttgagtctatgagcacttgaaaatgtctactatatgccttggtatgttgcttgggctcccacaccttgaaatggtcagttgggggtgtatttatagcccccaacacaaaactagctgTTGAAGAAAAGTTGCTACTTTCCGCGGCACACCGGACGATTTGTGCCCCTGTCCGGTGCTCCTAGCCGTTGAACTGTcacagcaggtgaccgttggtgcaCAGGCTttttacaccagacagtccaaacttctcaccggacagtctgatggtcttttctccacagtgccacctagaactagccgttgggctacagttccctggtgcaccggacagtccggcgtgtggcaccggacagtccgcctgGCAACACTTgcttcgtttcttggactttgcttaatcttcataatgtcttattTTGAGGTTGCTTTCGTCaatgccttggtccaagtaactttagcatcctgtgaactacaaacacaaatctATAACTTCTCAAAATCTACAAAGTTTTTTTGGTTGTTTGgccatttgttcatctcacatgatggttctaacaatatgcacaaatcttatacatctctctcgtagtttcataaactacgagagatataggttttatgaacaatttttttattttgtcatatgaaaaatgttcaaaatataaattgtacatcatgatgagttatacaaatttgtagttgaaactttttcatttgaattaatttactgtttTAAAATGTAATTttaaaattgtctttgcctagtgttgaaaaaaGCAGTCGATAAAGAGCTCTTTGTTGAGTGttatatttttgacactcggtaaagaagttTTTTgctgagtgtcaaaaataaaacactcggcaaagagcttctttgtcgagtgcccgaaaaaaaaacactcggcaaaatatttGATACTCGACAAAGAGCCAAATTGCGGTAGTGATACAATCTATTAGTTGTCTCTTATACTTAGAAAATCGAACCGGAGTCTCAGGGTTGTACATTTTGCCCCACTCATCTAATAACTCTCATGATACAAGCTACACATTTAATACATGGTCTACCTCTCTCTCATAAAGACACTTCGAGTTCGTGAGTAGTACACTCTCAGCTAGCTACTAGTGAGCGACCCATTTTTTTGTCTCCCCACTTTTCTTTCTTCTACATCATCATAAATCTGACGTGGTATCCCTTACAACCCGTGTATATCAGCTTATTATACTTGCTCTAATGGTGTGCGTGGTATCTATGCATAGTCTCAAACACTGGTTGGGAAGACTTGTACTACCCTAACACCCTAAGGAACCTATTTATTTAATTGCGGTGCAAAACAAATGATCAGATCCACTGATGACAATAAAAGGTTGAGGACAATATGGATGAATGGATACTAGTTAAGCAGGGTGTGCAAACTGCCATACCATGGGTCCATTTCGCGTCACGGCAGCTGGGCAGGTGCTGGTGCAGGTGGCAAAAAAAAAAATCAAATCATCGTATGAAGTTGAGGCATGAGAACACATGTTCACAGTTCAGACTTGAGAGCTCAAAGCAACGCAGCAAAGACATTTAGAGCTTCGCAAGAGTTAACAGTTAAGTTCACCGTTCGGGTGCAGTCGTGCACCATCAGCATACCGAAGGAGAAAGAGACCGGTGGACAAACTAATCAAAGCTTTGACCATGTCCTGCCCATTTTCAGTTGCAGCCAGGTGTCAAAGCGAGACGATCTCGATGCTAGTCTCAGAAATGGCAGTTGCTGACACAGCGTTTGCGCTACTCGCCATCGTCGTCGTCCACAGGTTGGCCATCACCGGCGTCGCCATTAGATGCTGGAAGGGGTTCACAGGAGCAGCGATGCTCATCTCACCCTCTAGCATCTTCACCACCGCACCCATGGGCGGCCTCGCTTCCGGCTGCTGCTGCACGCACCAGAACGCAACCTTGCACATCCTCTCCACTATCTCTTTGTCGCGCTGCAGCTCATGTTCTTTCTCCTCACCCGGCGCGGCGGCCGCACCACCATCCGCGCCGGTGCCGCTGCTGCACGCGACGAGGTCCACGAGCTCGCCGCTCTCGTACTTGGTCCACGCCAGCGTGGGGAACCACTGCTGGCTCTCGGACGCCTCCTCGTGGAAGTTCCGGCGCCGGCCGACGATCTCGAGCAGGAGCATGCCGAAGCTGTACACGTCGCACTTCTCCGTGACGCCCGACAGCATCCACATCTCCGGCGCGGCGAAGCCCGGGGTGCCGCGCACGCAGGAGACGGACACGTGCGTGTCGGCGCGGTTCACCAGCCGCGCGAGCCCGAAGTCGGCGACCTTGGGCGTGAGGGCGGCGTCGAGGAGCACGTTCCCGGGCTTGATGTCGTAGTGCACTATCTTCTGCTGGCACTCCTCGTGCAGGTACCGGATGCCCCTGGCGACGCCGGCGGCGATGTCGCGTAGCGCCGGGAGGCCGGCGCCGCGGCCCCGGCCCAGGAGGTAGGCGTCGAGCGCGCCGTTGCCCATGTACTCGTACACCAGGGCGCGCGCGACGTCGTCGAAGCAGAAGCCGAAGAGCCTGACGAGGTTGACGTGGTACGTGCGGCCGATGGTTCCCACCTCGGCCATGAACTGCTCCTCCTGGGACCTCTGCGTGAGGCTGCGGTCGAAGACCTTGACCGCCACGGCGAGGCCGTTGGGGAGCACGCCCTTGTACACCGTGCCGAAGCCGCCGGCGCCGAGCCGGGTCGTGTAGTTGCCCGTGAACCCGGCGAGCTGCTGCGACGTGAACCTGAAGGGCTTCTCGTGCCTGATCTCCGAGAGGAATTTCTCGATGGTGGCGTGCCGGATCTGTTGGTCCGACACCACCGCGTAGCTCCTCGCGACGCCGCCGGCGCATGCCTCGGCCCGCCTGTAGGCGCAGGCAATTATCGCGGCGACGAAAATGACGAATATGATGGTACCGATCGCTGAAAGAGAGGGGATCGCAAGGAGGTCAGACAGAGCGATCTAAGCATTATCTGTCATCCGGCAAGAGACGTCTTACTCACCGATGGCAGCGTTCGACATCGATCTTTCACCTGCTAGCCTGTGTTCACAGCAGATTTGAGTGGAACGGAAGACGGCACAGGAAGCTTGGACGAGATTTGGGTAGGGCAAAATCTGGTGGTAGGCATTTGAGCATTTGTAGGCTTTGGACAGTGTAGTCAAATATGCCAAGAACGCCCGTCGCTGTCGTTGTCCGTCGCCATTTGTTGGCGCTGCTGCACGGAACCAAACACAAGGGCTGTCATATTGGATCAACGCGTTCACATAGTCGGTGACCAAGTCTTTTTCCTTGTTTTTAAGACCACGGGTTGAGACTAAACTCGAACAACTGGTTTGAGATCTAGGGCCGGTCCTGACATTTTAGGGGCCTTAAGCGAAAATCTATATAGAGGCTCTATATAAACGTTTGATTCTGCTATTTTTTCAACTTTAAACGATATCTGAAAAATAAAAAAGTTGATGATTTACCCATTTTTTTTAAAATGATATGACTGGATACTATTACAATATTTTATGAGTTGTAAAATTATACAGATTAGGTAATATAACTCTATATTTGCTTTGAGAGCGAGTATTTTATTTTTAATTTGTCAAACTATCCTAAACCTTAAAATGCACAGTAAACCAAATTTAAATACATTAGAGAAAATTTTCTGGAAACAAATTTCAGCAAACTAGACTTGGATTAAGCAACGTAGGTTATCAAGGTGGGCCCTCCATTAGGCTAGAATTGAGCAACGCGACCTCGAAGAGATGATTGCCAAAAAATCAGAGAGACACAACAAAGGAACGAGAATAGAGATTTACCGGTAAAATATATGTATTTGGACATAATCTAGACATACAGGGGCCCTAATGATCTTGGGGCCCTGAACGGTCGCATACCCTGCACCCTGTTGAGACCTCAACATTGACATACGCGCGCACCAGCTGAACTACGCGGCACGTGTGTGGGCTGACCATATTTTTTTAACCACGCTTTTTTAAAGTCTTATATATTATATAACTCACATAAAAAATAATCTTAAATAAAAATATGTTAGCTGCAAAGTTATAGATTCGTCGATACTACCAGTACCACCgtcgttacttttgcaaaaatctCATTCCCTCTCCCCAATGTCGCCTAATAAATAGTAAAATATGTCTTATGTCTTACATATGCAACCAATCATGCACCACCATAAGCGCTTCATCCTCCTCTTCATCGCTCTTGTCATCGTATATTAAGTTATTAACCCTCTAACTTCTCATCTCTTTCTCGTCTCCACCTTCTTCACCCAGATTCTTCCGCAGTCCGCACCACCATAAAGAACATCGACCTTCCCTGGATAGGAGGAGGAGGCTCTGCCACCCGTGATGCGTGACTGAACAGCTAAGGGAGAGGAGGAGGCGTTCTGAATTCCAAGTTTAGTTTTGTATTGGTTGTTGACAAATAATTTGTCAGATATTAAGGTCGATCGATGGTAATATATCTATTGTTCATTTTCATGTAATCGTTATACTATCAAATATTTATGTTTTGTCACAACACACGAGCATTATACTAGCACAACTTTAATGTTGAGTTTGTCTTCATTCGATATTGCGAATttgacattgttaatcatgtcaaATATGATTCAAAAATCATATTGAATATTTACACGGGTAAACCATCTCGAATTAATTAAGAAGTTATCGACTGTAAAGTTTTAGATTCCTTTAAACTAAATAATTTCAATATAGAGTATATCTTCGTTCGATCTCATATGAAAAATTATAAACCATTTATGCTTAGCAGTTATCACCGTTGATTCATATCATGAGTGATAGTGATAGACACGAACCGATAATTGCTCACTCAACACTAAATTAATAGTGATAGTCGTTTATATACTCCCGTTTGTATACTCCCACTGTCCTAATTTCTAATTCGTTTGATTTTTCTTAACAAGTTTGACTGGCTCGCATGTATTTCTTACCATGTTTTTGTGAAAAATAAAAAATTGAAAACCACGCTTAAAATGTATTATATGTTAAACTATATCACAGTAAAAATTAATGATAATTATAattttttttgaataagacgaacCTATCAAATttaggataaaaaagataagtgAATTATAAATTGAAATGGATGGAGTATTAACTGTCGGTTATGTTATCGCAGCTGATGATTCCTAATACTCTGCCACTGTCAATTCTAAAATAATTCTAGTTTTGTATTGTATGACCTTCTAGGCCAGGTCCACATCCATGTTTTGTCAGTTCTGAAGCAAAGACGACAACGATGCAGGCCGGAGTCTCACTGCCGGATCGAGCACGGCAACGTTCCGTTGAACTATACCTCGGTCCTCGGCCGCTGTGGAAGGCTTCGGCTGGACACAGTACTCCGCGTGATTGGATACCTAGGCGCGTGCGTCCAGGCTCTCCACGTTCCGTTGACCGCACTTAGCCGGTGATTGGTGGGCGCTGTATGAATGGAGACGAGCCTGCACGCACCGATGCAACTCAATGGCTTTTTGTTGTGTCAGTTTGTACGCATGGAGATACGAAGAGGGAGCATCCCTGCGCATCCAGGCCGCCGCGAGCCTTGCGCCCACGAGCTGGACGTCCAATCATATGTAGTGTTTgcctgaagaagcagttgcaaagtGCAGCCTCAGTTTCACTGAAGAAAAGCCAGTCTAGTGCTAGAACTGTGCAGCCCCAATGGCGTGCATTGGAAAATTTTGGGCTTTTAGCCCAATTGGCATGGGCTCCCGAGCCTGACGCCACAGCCAGCTGTAGGCATGGCAATTTCACCCACAGGTTCGGGTACCCGTCGGGTACCCGACCCGACGGGTGCGGGCGCGGGTGTGTTTTTTCACCCACGGGTGTGACCCGAACCCGACCCGCACCTTTTCGGGTTCGGGTCCGGGTTTCTCACTTCACCCACGGGTGACCCACGGGTACCCGAAGTCCTGAACAGTTACGCCAACCCAATGTCTCCCAGTCCAGCAATCGTCATTCTGGCCCAAGCCCAAGTGCCCAGCAGCCGCACGTCCCAGGCTCCCAGCCCAACCGAGACCTACGGCAGTACGGCTAAACCTAATCCTTCCCAGTTCGGCAGTTCCCAGGCTCCCAGAGTCCCAGCCGCCGCCCGCAAGCGCCCAGCAGCCGCTCTCTGCCTCTCTGCGAGCAACGCCAAGGGCCAAGCCACTGCCTTCTCCAATCTCCAGCTCTCCCAGGTGACGCACAAGCACAAGCTGCGACTCTGCGAGCAACGCCAAGGGCCAAGGCTGACGGCGCGCTGCGCGCACAAGCACAAGGCTGACGCCTGACGGCCGCGCGATTCTACTTCTGCTGCCCAGCCGCGCGCTGGTCGCTGGAGGTCGCCCGTCAGCCACTCCACCGCTCGCCACTTCGCCAGGTGCTCGCCCGTCAGCCACTCAGCCGCTCGCCAGGTGCTTATGCTTGACTGCTTCTGCTGCCCAGGCGCCTAGCCGCGCGTTGGAGACTGCTTCTGCCCAGGCTGCTTCTGCTAATCTGCTTGACTGCTTCTGCTGCCCAGGCGACCAGTCCCTCATGGCGAACACCGGTGGTTCTAATTCACAAGCACCACAGAACCCTCCTCCAACACTGCAAGATTCCAGATCACGAAGGCCCTCCTCAAACAGGTCAAGTGCTACACCGACCAATGTTACAGCTTCTTCAAATGTTGTTGCAGCTGCTACACCTACACCGAATGCCCATTCGTCAAGTGCTGCTAATGCTACTCCATGCTCAAGTGCACAAGCTCAACCTCCAACAGAAGAAGGTAATGAAAATGTAGTCATAGATGATGATGATAATCCTCAAGTTGGGGTCAAAAGAAAGCTCAAGTCAGATGTATGGTTAGAATTCAAACAAGTTACAGTGGCTGGCAAATTGAAAGCTGAGTGTAATTGGTGTAAGAAGACACTAGTCGGAGACAGTAGAGCTGGTACAAATCATCTGCGTGGTCATCTGAGAACTTGTCAATCTAGGCAGGTTAGAAAAGGACTAAAGCAATCAACTTTGAAGTTGGGCAAAAATACGGATGGGTCAGTAGTAGTGGAAAAATATGTGTTTGATCAGGAAATTGCTAGGAAAGAGCTTGCTTTAATGATATGTTTACATGAGTATCCATTATCTATGGTTGACCATGTTGGCTTTAGAAAATTTTATGCAGCACTACAACCTTTGTTCAAAGCAGTGTCCAGAAACACAATCAAAAAAGACATATTGGATATGTATGAGATACACAAGAAGTCTTTGCTGAATGTTTTTCAACATTGCCAATCTCGTATAGCTATAACTACGGATATGTGGACAGCAAATCATCAAAAGAAAGGTTATATGTCTGTAACAGTACATTTTATTGATGATGATTGGAAGAGATGTCGGATTTGATGAAATATAAGTTTAATAAGTACTGGACAGATGTGCATGGGCTTATGGAAATAGCTATTGTTTTAGATCCTAGGTACAAACTGAAATTCATGAAAGCTTTTTATAACACCATATATGGGGAAGACAGTCCAAGTATAGATATTGAAGTTTCTAGAGTTAGAAGCTTGTTGTATGATCTAGTTATGGAATACCAAGGATCTATGGAAGGCATGGCAACAACTGATGGAGTAGGTGCAACCAATAGGAATGTTGTCCTCAATGAAGGAGATGATCTTGTCTTTGGCATGTTTGACAAATATTTGTCAGAGGAAACTGAAAAAAGTTCAACCTTTGTGCGTACTGAATTAGATTTGTATTTGGAGGAACCAACAATGCCAAGAACTCAAGAACTTGACATCATTCATTGGTGGCAATATGCCGGGGTTAAATACCCAACTTTGAGAAATATAGCTCGAGATATCATGGCAATTCCTGTTACAACTGTGGCATCTGAGTCAGTCTTTAGCACTGGGGGAAGGGTAATTAGTCCACATCGTAGTAGGCTTGCTCCAAAAACAGTTGAAGGATTGATGTGCATGCAAGCGTGGTCACGTGCTGACATGCTAGGTGATAAATCTTGCTTTATTAATGCATTGATGACTTgtttggaagatgaggaggatgaaATGGTAAGAACAAACACTTACTCTTTAGTTATCTTTTATTGTTACATTTGTTTGTTAAATATTAACATGGATTTATCTATTTTCACTCTTTTTACTGTTAGGATGATCCTAATAGTATGATAACTGACTGAAAAATGGAAAGCAAGCAACAAGTCAGCAATCTACATTCAGGTCAGTTTTCCCTAGTTTTTTGTTCATTTAATCATTTGTTGGAGGTTATTAAATTATGCAACATATTTTCTTTGTTGCAGGTCAGCTAGAGCTGGAGTGTATTATTGAATGTTGTTGCTGCTGTGCGCCTGTGCTTGAAGTATGGCCGTATGGGTGTGCTTGAGCCTTGAAGTATGGCCGTATGGGTGTGCTTGAAGTATGGCCGTATGCTGTGTTGTCCTGGGCTCCTGGCGACATGTGCTGGACAGCTAGAGTGTATAAGTGTATTTGCTGCTGTGCTATGTATAAGTGTATTTGCTGGTGTGCTAGATGTAGCTATATGGTTCTATGGATAATCACTGTTGGTCTGTATTTGGTGCCGTACTGCCGTGTGATGTATTTGTGTGCACTTGTATTCTCGTGGGGTGCTTTATATATTTGTAATTTGTGGACTATTGTCAGTACTAGCATGTGTATTGCTGTTTTTTTTCTGACTTCCAATTATATTTTTGCTGAACATGCTATATTGCTATGTAATGGAAAACCCGACGGGGACCCGAAAcccacccgaaacccgatgggtgcgGGTGCGAGATTCCACCCACGGGTGCGGCCGCAGGCGAGTTTGGTCACATTTCGCGGGTACGGTCGCGGGCGGGTTTTTGCTCCACCCGACTCGAAcccgacccgttgccatccctagccaGCTGCAGCGTAAGCTTGGGTTCAGGCAGAGCACAGTACATACGCAGAACTGGACGAGCATTCGTAGGCACTGACTCATATTTTTTTTCCTACGAACGCAGGTAGCACATACGCTGATACGCAGCAATGAAACTGTGTTACAGACGGAATACATATAGAGAGTGAGAGCTACAT
It contains:
- the LOC103631779 gene encoding rust resistance kinase Lr10, which gives rise to MSNAAIAIGTIIFVIFVAAIIACAYRRAEACAGGVARSYAVVSDQQIRHATIEKFLSEIRHEKPFRFTSQQLAGFTGNYTTRLGAGGFGTVYKGVLPNGLAVAVKVFDRSLTQRSQEEQFMAEVGTIGRTYHVNLVRLFGFCFDDVARALVYEYMGNGALDAYLLGRGRGAGLPALRDIAAGVARGIRYLHEECQQKIVHYDIKPGNVLLDAALTPKVADFGLARLVNRADTHVSVSCVRGTPGFAAPEMWMLSGVTEKCDVYSFGMLLLEIVGRRRNFHEEASESQQWFPTLAWTKYESGELVDLVACSSGTGADGGAAAAPGEEKEHELQRDKEIVERMCKVAFWCVQQQPEARPPMGAVVKMLEGEMSIAAPVNPFQHLMATPVMANLWTTTMASSANAVSATAISETSIEIVSL